Part of the Zingiber officinale cultivar Zhangliang chromosome 6A, Zo_v1.1, whole genome shotgun sequence genome, ttgtctttgtgaccaaccacaacgcttttaaagcgttgtctttgatatgactttctacaacaccatctacaacatcactttttaagtacatacgacaacgccaaaaaagcgttgttgtttagcttttttcttgtagtgtttggtttaggtacttcgacctttgccaagcacccccacactttcaggtatttgtacgatggctcgcggcctttccatagttcatatggagttttatcattttgcttatgagggattctgttgagaatgtgatttgccgataatattgcttccccccacaagttttgaggtaagcttgAATTTattaacaaggcattcatcatttcttttagtgtccgatttttacgttcggcaacaccgtttgattgaggtgagtaaggcgccgttgtttgatggataatgccagattctgtacaaaattcatcaaacggtgcaccatattctccacctctatcgcttcgaattattttaattcgtttgtcaagttgattttcaacttctgttttatatgttctgaacgcctctaaggcttcgtctttacttcttaaaagaaagacataacagaactttgtgcagtcatcgataaaagtaatatatattttcttacctcctatagtttgcacaaatttcaagttacatagatcactatgcatcaactctagaggagttgttgtcctttccaccgaatgaaaaggtagtttcgtcattttcgcttccacgcacacttcacatttgtgtgttccgtcaacattgacgtttggtaataaatttaatttgacgagacgtttgagagtattattatgcacatgtccgagtcgatcatgccataaattaaaacactcaacaacatagctggaagcatttattttattaccatcaaaatttcggagtacaggcattacaaccattttgaatagacccttttctaagtacccctttcctacgaagacaccatttttcgtaagtacaaagttgtctgactggaacactagcctaaatccggccttgaccaatgccgatccagaaactaagttcttactgatgtcgggaacatggagtacatcaatgagtgttagctcctttccggacgtcatcttcagaacaaccttttCGAGTCCAACAATTgacgacgtcgtggaattacccatatagagcttcctgccatttatcggagtatacttggagaacatcgccttatcggaacagatatgacgagttgctccagtatcaatgaaccactgcttcgggttggtatccaccaagttggcttcaaatacaaccgcagtgagatccaagtcctcaagagaggttgcgacatgattcgcagcatcctttggccccttggttggcttctttgggcgtctgcagtccttggacaggtgtcctgcctttccacagttgtagcaggagcctttgaacttctttgcttgagccttctttttgaactgcttcggctttttagcgttcggctcgaccaggttggacatttcgtctatagtccgcttggttcctctggagtcggataactttcgattatcctcctctattcgtagcctcaggatcaggtcttgcagccctatctccttttgcttgtgctttaggtaattcttgaaatccttccatgacggagggagcttctcaattaccgcagcaactgcgaatgtctcgttcagcttcatgccttcggcgtctagatcatgcagtattaattgcatatcttggacttgagatgagacgctttttgagtccaccatcttgaaatccagaaaccgaccgacgatgaatttcttcaatccagcattttcggtcttctatttcttctcaagggattcccacaaagatttcgccgttttcagagaacaatatacgttatataacgtgttgtccaaggcgttgagtatataattgcggcacagaaaatctccgtgagaccacgcatcgctagcagccttactaccttccgtagcggctggcgtgtcttcgtgcaaaaaccgtacaaggtttagcgttgttagataaaacagcatcttctgctgccatcttttgaagtcggttccggtgaatttctccagcttttctccgtgcggaatggttgtcggaatggcggtcggaacaccggtcggaacggctgtcggaatgtcgttggtagccatatcagtttgcacgaAATATCATTTACGACTGTTattcccgggtagcttctggagtatgcaaactgatcgtcgaggctagtgttcgacactatctccgtaaacgatattgctccgctacggtgcttaacggattgttgcagttcgttcccaagatacaacgacgacgaacgtctcggaatcgtagcactccgacttccgagaccagcgaaccttctagtagacttcttggactcttgaatgcacaagatgagatgaatgcttgaggaagagaagaaaggatTGAGTGAATAGGTTACGATACCAAATCAGATCTgatgaatgcacaagatgagatgaattgttgtaacccttcaccatgcccacttcaatctcatccatcagatctgaggatgcgcacgtggcgggtggcgggctccaggtgcgagcacctgctcgccctgggctaagggagcacctgtcctttttgtgttaactccattaacacatcttcattaataagtagagaatatacatcgagaatttccgatgtgggactattctcctatgcactatattaatgaataataaatgttattttgggccgactttaaacattaatttctcattcacctttaatcggttttgagcaaattaatagtctaaatctatctacgcgaatcgtagatttcaattttgaagtcaattacgactttcaacaattgatggcttccttcctcaaaatcgttttggtccatttaaggccccaatatccaacatcaATTGTATAAGGGACTTCTCCGCCTCCGACCTTTATCAATGAAGGAGGTCTTTAGTGAGCtgtcattgtcttggattaacaacctcctcgattATAAACTAAGTAAATCTCTGAGTCTttactttctatttttatgttatttctttTTAACTAATGTGTGTATCCTTGCTAAGTTAGAAGAGaagctaagggtgcgtttggtttgcaccgtttttattttcattttctggaaaacgcgcgttttctagaaaacagaaaatgattttttgtcattctctgtttttctagaaaacgatagccaattttttagaaaacgcgcgcggaaaacgcaaaccaaacaccattttccagaaaacgcgcgtttccagaaaatgaaaatggaaaacgctcataccaaacgccccctaacaTTTTTTGTAgactattcaccctctctagtcAGTCCATGGATCCTAACACAAGCAACCGTGCGCTGCCGCCTTGTGCTCACCTTGAGCAACGGGCAGTCACGCTCTCGCATGCTTGTTGCAAGTAGTAAAATAGTCTCCTGTTAAGCTCTGTGTTGAATAACTACTCCATCTCCTCGAAGTCCATCGTATAGAACCTCAGGGTCAGTGACGTCTCCTTGATCTCCATGGTCTTCTCGGACTTTTGCTTCTTTCTTGGGTCTTCCCGGACTTTCACTTCTTTGGCCTTGTGGCCAACGTGCCGGCTCTGAAGGTCGAAGTAGAGATTTTGAAACGACGCTTAAAATTGTCAACTTTGGAGCTCGCTTTGCTGCGGAGTTTAGGGGGTGGAAGGGCTTTGTGAAGGTAAGTCTGCTGTCACAATCATCGTTGTTGCTGCCAATTAGCTCCTTGATTGGGTACTAATTGATTGAGCACCAAGGGGGAAGATTTTccacaagatttttttttttcttttaagttatttcaTTCTTCAATCTGTCAAATTTATATCTGACAAAATTTTGATTTATACTAATTTAAATATGTAAAGAAATTACGAGTGTGATCTGAGTAACAATTATAatggtttaaaaataattttaataaaatttaaataattttaattaagttaataaaaaatattttgatataatagtattcTTTGAATACTAATTGTgatagttgatttttttttatattacatAGAgcgttcttttatttttattttttaaatatcattttcctgattttcataatttatttgatttttgctTAACTTTCTTAACAATTTCACTGGAGGGTAAAATGTAAATTATCAAACTATGAGTATAAATGACAACATTTGAAACGTTTCACGGAACAATATAAACACGCTAGGGTTTTTGGGAAGAGAAGATCGAAATCTCCGAAGGAGAGACGATGAAGAGGCTATATCATGTCTCCTTCTGCAAAACCGTGTCTTCCACTCGTTCTCCTCTCTCCCACGATGCTGCCCTCCTCTTTGCCGTCTTCCCTTACTCGGCCTCTGCCACCGCCGCCGGCACCGCATCCACCACTGGGAATCACATGTTCATGGCCCAATGCCTCATCGACTCATGTGGTTTCAACCAGGAGAAGGCCACTGAGGCCTCGAAGCTTCTCAACGGCATCCAATCGAGGCAGCAGCCCGACTCCGTCCTTGCTTTCCTCAAAAGTTATGGCTTCGATGACGCATCAGTAAAAAGGCTCCTACTTTACTTCCCCAAATGCCTTCTTTTGGACGTAGAGAAGACACTTGCACCAAAATTCCGAGCTTTCGAAGATCTGGGTCTCTCCCCATCAGACATCGTCCACCTCGTCTGGTCGAATCCCTCCACTGTCAAATGCAAACACGAACGCACTGTATCTAAGATCGAATTTTGGCAAGGCCTTCTCAGGTCCAAGGCTGCGCTGGTGAAGTTGTTCAAGAAAAACCGAGGGATTCTTTCATGCAGTATTGAGAAGAAGATCCAGCCCAACCTTGATTTGCTTCGGGAATGTGGCTTGGACGGCCCAAAGCTTGCCTCTATCTTGTGGCATCGCCCACTGGTGGTGGCACAGAATGCTGATTTCTTGAAGTCGTTGATCAGTCGCGCTGAGGATTTGGGAGTGCCACGGACATCGGGGATGTTCCATCGCACTCTGTGTGCACTCTTCACGGTCAGTCCAGAGAAATTCAAGAGGCAAATGGAATTGTTCCGGAGCTTTGGGTGGTCAGAGGATGATTTTGTTGTGGCATTCCAGAAATGTACTACCTTCCCACAGACGTCTTTGATGACTTTGCAGAGAAAAATGGAGTTCTTGATAAATGAGGCTGGATATGCCTCTTCTTACATAGGTATACGTCCAACAATATTGCTAACGAGCTTGGAGAGAAGGTTGATTCCGAGACATCGGATCTTGGCAACCTTGAAGTCTAGGGGGCACTGTGAAAGTGATTACAAAGTTGCAACATACATGGTGATTTCAGAGGCCAAATTCATAGAGAAGTACATTATGGTCTACAAGGACAGGTATCCAGATCTGAGTGAACTCTATGCAAGCTTAAAGCACTCTAATGCTTCTGATTCTGGACTTCAATGAGGTAAGTCATTTTTCCCGCTATGAGTTATAGTTCATGTTGTCATTTTTCACTGAATGGCTTCTCCTCTGTCAAACTGTAAGCTAATATTTATGCCAACAAGCATGAAGATAAGAAGCATTCACAGAATCATGATCTTGATTTTGCTTGTCAACATGCACGAAGATAAGAACAATTCATAGGATCATGATCTTGATTTTATGTGTCAATTGAGCCAAAAGCTCTCAGATTCATCACTTGCTATGTTAGACAATTGTTACTGCAAGAGACATCCTTCCTTTATGAACATTGAGTCATCTCTCCTTGTTTGAGTTGTGGTTACTCATTGATAGGCTCTGTTGAATGTTGCACGGTTGTCTCCTAACATAATTTTATTAAAGGGAGAGAAACCACTGCCACATTGATGAAATGATTCGAACAAGAATCGACACATTGGTTCTTTTTTCTCCATTTCATTTTGAATTTGAACTGTATTCATCCAAAGGTGCATGTACGGTTCCTAA contains:
- the LOC121996481 gene encoding transcription termination factor MTERF8, chloroplastic-like, producing the protein MKRLYHVSFCKTVSSTRSPLSHDAALLFAVFPYSASATAAGTASTTGNHMFMAQCLIDSCGFNQEKATEASKLLNGIQSRQQPDSVLAFLKSYGFDDASVKRLLLYFPKCLLLDVEKTLAPKFRAFEDLGLSPSDIVHLVWSNPSTVKCKHERTVSKIEFWQGLLRSKAALVKLFKKNRGILSCSIEKKIQPNLDLLRECGLDGPKLASILWHRPLVVAQNADFLKSLISRAEDLGVPRTSGMFHRTLCALFTVSPEKFKRQMELFRSFGWSEDDFVVAFQKCTTFPQTSLMTLQRKMEFLINEAGYASSYIGIRPTILLTSLERRLIPRHRILATLKSRGHCESDYKVATYMVISEAKFIEKYIMVYKDRYPDLSELYASLKHSNASDSGLQ